A DNA window from Paralichthys olivaceus isolate ysfri-2021 chromosome 11, ASM2471397v2, whole genome shotgun sequence contains the following coding sequences:
- the LOC109634563 gene encoding cylicin-2-like isoform X13 yields MESTLHKAPGGAGAAGVEHPAAVPLPSGLPPLTEEAEPASLEENIQPGHLSGARDGQDLYSFDSSLSSDSEDEGLGKKPTKKKKLKKKKKKGSSSSSSSSSSSSSSSSSSSSSSSSSSSESDSEDDKKKKKKKDKKKKKDEYIWDNVVISQCGPDDQMEQVSGDGLKKIMDLDSSDDQDDKKDKKKKKKKDKKKKDKKKKDKKKKKKKKKKESSSSSSSDSSSSDSEDEKKKKKKKKKRDSSSSSSDSSSSSSSSSDSEDDKKKKKDKKKKKKKDKKKGSSSSCSSSSSSSDSDGDKKKKKKKTDKKKDEEQNELSSVVALSAAENETAGPNTDGDAEKAKAKELKAADKDKLSSASAAGGIEAFQDEQGNLSDDEGEGGKEKEKKKKKKLKKKKEKESGSCSDSDDDEKDKKKKKKKKKKEKDSSSSSSSDSSSSDSEDDKKKKKKKKKKVKKKKDKDSSSSSSSSDSEDEKKKKKKKKKPKKKKDKDSSSSSSSSDSEDEKKKKKKKKKKPKKKKDKDSSSSSSSDSDDEKKKKKKKKTKKKKDKDSCSSSDSEDDKKKKKKKKKKSSSSDESSSSSSSSSFSDSDDDKKKKKKKDKKKKKDKKKKKKDSSSSSDCSSDDDKKKKKKKKKDKKKKKKKKDKKRDSDSSSSDDDKKKKKKKKGKKKKKKKDKKKDSSSGSSSSSDSSSDSDKENKKDKKDKKKKKKESSGSSGSETDKKKKKTDCPEGGQSTEPKMEESASGSGECSAPSGSSSSKPCVSPVAVSFVPLPSKPVLKLDPSPASAVSSTSVSIPERAHIRRPPSPMEALMGSPRRYGEPGTRSTTHLTSSDLLRGPRPYQ; encoded by the exons ATGGAGTCCACTCTCCACAAAG CTCCAGGTGGAGCAGGCGCTGCAGGTGTCGAGCACCCGGCAGCTGTCCCCCTGCCCAGTGGTTTGCCACCGCTCACTGAGGAGGCAGAGCCTGCAAGTCTGGAAGAGAACATTCAGCCCGGACACCTGTCAGGAGCTAGAGATGGACAG GATCTGTACTCATTTGACAGCTCACTGTCCTCTGACAGCGAGGACGAGGGTCTTGGCAAGAAAccaacgaagaagaagaagctaaagaagaagaagaagaaa ggttccagctcctcctcatcttcttcatcgtcctcctcctcctcctcatcttcctcctcttcctcttcttccagcagctcctcagaaAGTGACAGTGAG gatgacaagaagaagaagaagaaaaaggacaagaagaagaagaaggatgaGTATATCTGGGACAATGTTGTCATATCTCAGTGTG gTCCTGATGACCAGATGGAGCAGGTGTCTGGAGACGGTCTGAAGAAGATCatg GATTTGGACTCATCAGATGACCAGGACgacaagaaagacaaaaagaagaagaagaagaaggacaagaaaaagaaagacaagaagaagaaggacaagaagaagaagaagaagaagaaaaagaag gaatcatcatcctcctcttcatctgacAGTTCATCATCTGACAGTGAGGacgaaaagaagaagaagaaaaagaaaaagaagagg gactctagctcctcttcctcagatagctcctcctcttcatcatcatcttctgaCAGCGAAGacgacaagaagaaaaagaaggacaagaagaagaagaagaagaaagataaGAAAAAG GGCTCCAGCTCCTCAtgttcttcctcatcctcttcatctgacagtgatggagataagaaaaagaagaagaagaagacggataagaaaaag GATGAAGAGCAGAATGAGCTCAGCAGTGTTGTCGCTCTTTCAGCAGCTG AAAATGAGACTGCAGGACCAAATACTGATGGAGATGCTGAGAAG GCCAAAGCCAAAGAGCTTAAAGCAGCAGACAAAGACAAGCTGTCCTCTGCATCGGCTG CAGGAGGAATAGAGGCATTCCAAGATGAGCAAGGCAACCTGAGTGAtgatgagggagagggaggcaaggagaaggagaagaagaagaagaagaagctgaagaagaagaaggagaag GAGTCTGGTTCATGTTCGGACAGTGACGATGATGAAAaagataagaagaagaaaaagaagaagaagaagaaggaaaag gactcctccagctcctcttcatcTGATAGCTCCTCTTCAGACAGTGAagatgataagaagaaaaagaagaagaaaaagaagaaggtgaagaagaagaaggataaG GATTCCAGCTCTTCCTCTTCGTCCTCTGATAGCgaagatgaaaagaagaagaagaagaagaagaagaagccaaaaaagaagaaggataAG GATTccagctcttcctcctcttcctctgatagcgaagatgaaaagaagaagaagaaaaagaagaagaagaagccaaagaagaagaaggataaG gattccagctcctcctcttcctctgatagcgatgatgaaaagaagaaaaaaaagaagaagaagacgaagaagaaaaaggataag GATTCGTGCTCTTCCTCTGACAGTGAAgatgacaagaagaagaagaaaaagaagaagaag AAGTCCAGTTCTTCTGATGaaagctcctcttcctcctcatcctcctctttctctgatAGTGATGATGACAAG aaaaagaagaaaaagaaagataagaagaagaagaaggacaagaagaagaaaaagaag gattcttcttcttcgtctgaCTGCTCTAGCGATGacgataagaagaaaaagaagaagaagaaaaaggacaagaagaagaagaagaaaaagaaagacaagaaaagg GACTCAGATTCTTCTAGCAGTGATgatgacaagaagaaaaagaagaaaaaaaaaggcaagaagaagaaaaagaagaaggacaagaagaag GACTCCAGCTCCGGTTCATCTAGTTCATCTGATAGTTCCAGTGACAGCgataaggaaaacaaaaaggacaagaaggacaagaaaaagaagaagaaagag AGTTCGGGTTCATCAGGAAGTGAAActgataagaagaagaagaagact GACTGTCCTGAAGGCGGGCAAAGCACCGAACCGAAAATGGAAGAGTCGGCTTCAGGTAGCGGTGAATGTTCTGCCcccagtggcagcagcagctccaagCCCTGTGTCTCTCCAGTAGCCGTCTCGTTTGTACCACTCCCCTCCAAACCTGTCTTAAAACTGGATCCCTCCCCGGCCTCAGCTGTCTCTAGCACTTCAGTAAGTATTCCAGAAAGGGCCCACATTCGCAGACCTCCCAGTCCCATGGAGGCCCTGATGGGGAGCCCACGGAGGTACGGAGAGCCAGGGACACGTTCAACAACCCATCTCACCTCAAGTGATCTGCTGAGAGGCCCCAGGCCCTACCAGTAA
- the LOC109634563 gene encoding cylicin-2-like isoform X12, protein MESTLHKAPGGAGAAGVEHPAAVPLPSGLPPLTEEAEPASLEENIQPGHLSGARDGQDLYSFDSSLSSDSEDEGLGKKPTKKKKLKKKKKKGSSSSSSSSSSSSSSSSSSSSSSSSSSSESDSEDDKKKKKKKDKKKKKDEYIWDNVVISQCGPDDQMEQVSGDGLKKIMDLDSSDDQDDKKDKKKKKKKDKKKKDKKKKDKKKKKKKKKKESSSSSSSDSSSSDSEDEKKKKKKKKKRDSSSSSSDSSSSSSSSSDSEDDKKKKKDKKKKKKKDKKKGSSSSCSSSSSSSDSDGDKKKKKKKTDKKKDEEQNELSSVVALSAAENETAGPNTDGDAEKAKAKELKAADKDKLSSASAAGGIEAFQDEQGNLSDDEGEGGKEKEKKKKKKLKKKKEKESGSCSDSDDDEKDKKKKKKKKKKEKDSSSSSSSDSSSSDSEDDKKKKKKKKKKVKKKKDKDSSSSSSSDSEDEKKKKKKKKKKKKKKTKKKKDKDSSSSSSSSDSEDEKKKKKKKKKKPKKKKDKDSSSSSSSDSDDEKKKKKKKKTKKKKDKDSCSSSDSEDDKKKKKKKKKKSSSSDESSSSSSSSSFSDSDDDKKKKKKKDKKKKKDKKKKKKDSSSSSDCSSDDDKKKKKKKKKDKKKKKKKKDKKRDSDSSSSDDDKKKKKKKKGKKKKKKKDKKKDSSSGSSSSSDSSSDSDKENKKDKKDKKKKKKESSGSSGSETDKKKKKTDCPEGGQSTEPKMEESASGSGECSAPSGSSSSKPCVSPVAVSFVPLPSKPVLKLDPSPASAVSSTSVSIPERAHIRRPPSPMEALMGSPRRYGEPGTRSTTHLTSSDLLRGPRPYQ, encoded by the exons ATGGAGTCCACTCTCCACAAAG CTCCAGGTGGAGCAGGCGCTGCAGGTGTCGAGCACCCGGCAGCTGTCCCCCTGCCCAGTGGTTTGCCACCGCTCACTGAGGAGGCAGAGCCTGCAAGTCTGGAAGAGAACATTCAGCCCGGACACCTGTCAGGAGCTAGAGATGGACAG GATCTGTACTCATTTGACAGCTCACTGTCCTCTGACAGCGAGGACGAGGGTCTTGGCAAGAAAccaacgaagaagaagaagctaaagaagaagaagaagaaa ggttccagctcctcctcatcttcttcatcgtcctcctcctcctcctcatcttcctcctcttcctcttcttccagcagctcctcagaaAGTGACAGTGAG gatgacaagaagaagaagaagaaaaaggacaagaagaagaagaaggatgaGTATATCTGGGACAATGTTGTCATATCTCAGTGTG gTCCTGATGACCAGATGGAGCAGGTGTCTGGAGACGGTCTGAAGAAGATCatg GATTTGGACTCATCAGATGACCAGGACgacaagaaagacaaaaagaagaagaagaagaaggacaagaaaaagaaagacaagaagaagaaggacaagaagaagaagaagaagaagaaaaagaag gaatcatcatcctcctcttcatctgacAGTTCATCATCTGACAGTGAGGacgaaaagaagaagaagaaaaagaaaaagaagagg gactctagctcctcttcctcagatagctcctcctcttcatcatcatcttctgaCAGCGAAGacgacaagaagaaaaagaaggacaagaagaagaagaagaagaaagataaGAAAAAG GGCTCCAGCTCCTCAtgttcttcctcatcctcttcatctgacagtgatggagataagaaaaagaagaagaagaagacggataagaaaaag GATGAAGAGCAGAATGAGCTCAGCAGTGTTGTCGCTCTTTCAGCAGCTG AAAATGAGACTGCAGGACCAAATACTGATGGAGATGCTGAGAAG GCCAAAGCCAAAGAGCTTAAAGCAGCAGACAAAGACAAGCTGTCCTCTGCATCGGCTG CAGGAGGAATAGAGGCATTCCAAGATGAGCAAGGCAACCTGAGTGAtgatgagggagagggaggcaaggagaaggagaagaagaagaagaagaagctgaagaagaagaaggagaag GAGTCTGGTTCATGTTCGGACAGTGACGATGATGAAAaagataagaagaagaaaaagaagaagaagaagaaggaaaag gactcctccagctcctcttcatcTGATAGCTCCTCTTCAGACAGTGAagatgataagaagaaaaagaagaagaaaaagaagaaggtgaagaagaagaaggataaG GATTCCAGCTCTTCCTCTTCGTCTGATAGCGaggatgaaaagaagaagaagaagaagaagaagaagaagaagaagaagaagacaaaaaagaagaaggataAG GATTccagctcttcctcctcttcctctgatagcgaagatgaaaagaagaagaagaaaaagaagaagaagaagccaaagaagaagaaggataaG gattccagctcctcctcttcctctgatagcgatgatgaaaagaagaaaaaaaagaagaagaagacgaagaagaaaaaggataag GATTCGTGCTCTTCCTCTGACAGTGAAgatgacaagaagaagaagaaaaagaagaagaag AAGTCCAGTTCTTCTGATGaaagctcctcttcctcctcatcctcctctttctctgatAGTGATGATGACAAG aaaaagaagaaaaagaaagataagaagaagaagaaggacaagaagaagaaaaagaag gattcttcttcttcgtctgaCTGCTCTAGCGATGacgataagaagaaaaagaagaagaagaaaaaggacaagaagaagaagaagaaaaagaaagacaagaaaagg GACTCAGATTCTTCTAGCAGTGATgatgacaagaagaaaaagaagaaaaaaaaaggcaagaagaagaaaaagaagaaggacaagaagaag GACTCCAGCTCCGGTTCATCTAGTTCATCTGATAGTTCCAGTGACAGCgataaggaaaacaaaaaggacaagaaggacaagaaaaagaagaagaaagag AGTTCGGGTTCATCAGGAAGTGAAActgataagaagaagaagaagact GACTGTCCTGAAGGCGGGCAAAGCACCGAACCGAAAATGGAAGAGTCGGCTTCAGGTAGCGGTGAATGTTCTGCCcccagtggcagcagcagctccaagCCCTGTGTCTCTCCAGTAGCCGTCTCGTTTGTACCACTCCCCTCCAAACCTGTCTTAAAACTGGATCCCTCCCCGGCCTCAGCTGTCTCTAGCACTTCAGTAAGTATTCCAGAAAGGGCCCACATTCGCAGACCTCCCAGTCCCATGGAGGCCCTGATGGGGAGCCCACGGAGGTACGGAGAGCCAGGGACACGTTCAACAACCCATCTCACCTCAAGTGATCTGCTGAGAGGCCCCAGGCCCTACCAGTAA
- the LOC109634563 gene encoding dentin sialophosphoprotein-like isoform X7 produces the protein MESTLHKAPGGAGAAGVEHPAAVPLPSGLPPLTEEAEPASLEENIQPGHLSGARDGQDLYSFDSSLSSDSEDEGLGKKPTKKKKLKKKKKKGSSSSSSSSSSSSSSSSSSSSSSSSSSSESDSEDDKKKKKKKDKKKKKDEYIWDNVVISQCGPDDQMEQVSGDGLKKIMDLDSSDDQDDKKDKKKKKKKDKKKKDKKKKDKKKKKKKKKKESSSSSSSDSSSSDSEDEKKKKKKKKKRDSSSSSSDSSSSSSSSSDSEDDKKKKKDKKKKKKKDKKKGSSSSCSSSSSSSDSDGDKKKKKKKTDKKKDEEQNELSSVVALSAAENETAGPNTDGDAEKAKAKELKAADKDKLSSASAAGGIEAFQDEQGNLSDDEGEGGKEKEKKKKKKLKKKKEKESGSCSDSDDDEKDKKKKKKKKKKEKDSSSSSSSDSSSSDSEDDKKKKKKKKKKVKKKKDKDSSSSSSSDSEDEKKKKKKKKKKKKKKTKKKKDKDSSSSSSSSDSEDEKKKKKKKKKKQPKKKKDKDSSSSSSSSDSEDEKKKKKKKKKKPKKKKDKDSSSSSSSDSDDEKKKKKKKKTKKKKDKDSCSSSDSEDDKKKKKKKKKKSSSSDESSSSSSSSSFSDSDDDKKKKKKKDKKKKKDKKKKKKDSSSSSDCSSDDDKKKKKKKKKDKKKKKKKKDKKRDSDSSSSDDDKKKKKKKKGKKKKKKKDKKKDSSSGSSSSSDSSSDSDKENKKDKKDKKKKKKESSGSSGSETDKKKKKTDCPEGGQSTEPKMEESASGSGECSAPSGSSSSKPCVSPVAVSFVPLPSKPVLKLDPSPASAVSSTSVSIPERAHIRRPPSPMEALMGSPRRYGEPGTRSTTHLTSSDLLRGPRPYQ, from the exons ATGGAGTCCACTCTCCACAAAG CTCCAGGTGGAGCAGGCGCTGCAGGTGTCGAGCACCCGGCAGCTGTCCCCCTGCCCAGTGGTTTGCCACCGCTCACTGAGGAGGCAGAGCCTGCAAGTCTGGAAGAGAACATTCAGCCCGGACACCTGTCAGGAGCTAGAGATGGACAG GATCTGTACTCATTTGACAGCTCACTGTCCTCTGACAGCGAGGACGAGGGTCTTGGCAAGAAAccaacgaagaagaagaagctaaagaagaagaagaagaaa ggttccagctcctcctcatcttcttcatcgtcctcctcctcctcctcatcttcctcctcttcctcttcttccagcagctcctcagaaAGTGACAGTGAG gatgacaagaagaagaagaagaaaaaggacaagaagaagaagaaggatgaGTATATCTGGGACAATGTTGTCATATCTCAGTGTG gTCCTGATGACCAGATGGAGCAGGTGTCTGGAGACGGTCTGAAGAAGATCatg GATTTGGACTCATCAGATGACCAGGACgacaagaaagacaaaaagaagaagaagaagaaggacaagaaaaagaaagacaagaagaagaaggacaagaagaagaagaagaagaagaaaaagaag gaatcatcatcctcctcttcatctgacAGTTCATCATCTGACAGTGAGGacgaaaagaagaagaagaaaaagaaaaagaagagg gactctagctcctcttcctcagatagctcctcctcttcatcatcatcttctgaCAGCGAAGacgacaagaagaaaaagaaggacaagaagaagaagaagaagaaagataaGAAAAAG GGCTCCAGCTCCTCAtgttcttcctcatcctcttcatctgacagtgatggagataagaaaaagaagaagaagaagacggataagaaaaag GATGAAGAGCAGAATGAGCTCAGCAGTGTTGTCGCTCTTTCAGCAGCTG AAAATGAGACTGCAGGACCAAATACTGATGGAGATGCTGAGAAG GCCAAAGCCAAAGAGCTTAAAGCAGCAGACAAAGACAAGCTGTCCTCTGCATCGGCTG CAGGAGGAATAGAGGCATTCCAAGATGAGCAAGGCAACCTGAGTGAtgatgagggagagggaggcaaggagaaggagaagaagaagaagaagaagctgaagaagaagaaggagaag GAGTCTGGTTCATGTTCGGACAGTGACGATGATGAAAaagataagaagaagaaaaagaagaagaagaagaaggaaaag gactcctccagctcctcttcatcTGATAGCTCCTCTTCAGACAGTGAagatgataagaagaaaaagaagaagaaaaagaagaaggtgaagaagaagaaggataaG GATTCCAGCTCTTCCTCTTCGTCTGATAGCGaggatgaaaagaagaagaagaagaagaagaagaagaagaagaagaagaagacaaaaaagaagaaggataAG GATTccagctcttcctcctcttcctctgatagcgaagatgaaaaaaagaagaagaaaaagaagaagaagaagcagccaaagaagaagaaggataaG GATTccagctcttcctcctcttcctctgatagcgaagatgaaaagaagaagaagaaaaagaagaagaagaagccaaagaagaagaaggataaG gattccagctcctcctcttcctctgatagcgatgatgaaaagaagaaaaaaaagaagaagaagacgaagaagaaaaaggataag GATTCGTGCTCTTCCTCTGACAGTGAAgatgacaagaagaagaagaaaaagaagaagaag AAGTCCAGTTCTTCTGATGaaagctcctcttcctcctcatcctcctctttctctgatAGTGATGATGACAAG aaaaagaagaaaaagaaagataagaagaagaagaaggacaagaagaagaaaaagaag gattcttcttcttcgtctgaCTGCTCTAGCGATGacgataagaagaaaaagaagaagaagaaaaaggacaagaagaagaagaagaaaaagaaagacaagaaaagg GACTCAGATTCTTCTAGCAGTGATgatgacaagaagaaaaagaagaaaaaaaaaggcaagaagaagaaaaagaagaaggacaagaagaag GACTCCAGCTCCGGTTCATCTAGTTCATCTGATAGTTCCAGTGACAGCgataaggaaaacaaaaaggacaagaaggacaagaaaaagaagaagaaagag AGTTCGGGTTCATCAGGAAGTGAAActgataagaagaagaagaagact GACTGTCCTGAAGGCGGGCAAAGCACCGAACCGAAAATGGAAGAGTCGGCTTCAGGTAGCGGTGAATGTTCTGCCcccagtggcagcagcagctccaagCCCTGTGTCTCTCCAGTAGCCGTCTCGTTTGTACCACTCCCCTCCAAACCTGTCTTAAAACTGGATCCCTCCCCGGCCTCAGCTGTCTCTAGCACTTCAGTAAGTATTCCAGAAAGGGCCCACATTCGCAGACCTCCCAGTCCCATGGAGGCCCTGATGGGGAGCCCACGGAGGTACGGAGAGCCAGGGACACGTTCAACAACCCATCTCACCTCAAGTGATCTGCTGAGAGGCCCCAGGCCCTACCAGTAA
- the LOC109634563 gene encoding dentin sialophosphoprotein-like isoform X8, producing the protein MESTLHKAPGGAGAAGVEHPAAVPLPSGLPPLTEEAEPASLEENIQPGHLSGARDGQDLYSFDSSLSSDSEDEGLGKKPTKKKKLKKKKKKGSSSSSSSSSSSSSSSSSSSSSSSSSSSESDSEDDKKKKKKKDKKKKKDEYIWDNVVISQCGPDDQMEQVSGDGLKKIMDLDSSDDQDDKKDKKKKKKKDKKKKDKKKKDKKKKKKKKKKESSSSSSSDSSSSDSEDEKKKKKKKKKRDSSSSSSDSSSSSSSSSDSEDDKKKKKDKKKKKKKDKKKGSSSSCSSSSSSSDSDGDKKKKKKKTDKKKDEEQNELSSVVALSAAENETAGPNTDGDAEKAKAKELKAADKDKLSSASAAGGIEAFQDEQGNLSDDEGEGGKEKEKKKKKKLKKKKEKESGSCSDSDDDEKDKKKKKKKKKKEKDSSSSSSSDSSSSDSEDDKKKKKKKKKKVKKKKDKDSSSSSSSDSEDEKKKKKKKKKKKKKKTKKKKDKDSSSSSSSSDSEDEKKKKKKKKKKQPKKKKDKDSSSSSSSSDSEDEKKKKKKKKKKPKKKKDKDSSSSSSSDSDDEKKKKKKKKTKKKKDKDSCSSSDSEDDKKKKKKKKKSSSSDESSSSSSSSSFSDSDDDKKKKKKKDKKKKKDKKKKKKDSSSSSDCSSDDDKKKKKKKKKDKKKKKKKKDKKRDSDSSSSDDDKKKKKKKKGKKKKKKKDKKKDSSSGSSSSSDSSSDSDKENKKDKKDKKKKKKESSGSSGSETDKKKKKTDCPEGGQSTEPKMEESASGSGECSAPSGSSSSKPCVSPVAVSFVPLPSKPVLKLDPSPASAVSSTSVSIPERAHIRRPPSPMEALMGSPRRYGEPGTRSTTHLTSSDLLRGPRPYQ; encoded by the exons ATGGAGTCCACTCTCCACAAAG CTCCAGGTGGAGCAGGCGCTGCAGGTGTCGAGCACCCGGCAGCTGTCCCCCTGCCCAGTGGTTTGCCACCGCTCACTGAGGAGGCAGAGCCTGCAAGTCTGGAAGAGAACATTCAGCCCGGACACCTGTCAGGAGCTAGAGATGGACAG GATCTGTACTCATTTGACAGCTCACTGTCCTCTGACAGCGAGGACGAGGGTCTTGGCAAGAAAccaacgaagaagaagaagctaaagaagaagaagaagaaa ggttccagctcctcctcatcttcttcatcgtcctcctcctcctcctcatcttcctcctcttcctcttcttccagcagctcctcagaaAGTGACAGTGAG gatgacaagaagaagaagaagaaaaaggacaagaagaagaagaaggatgaGTATATCTGGGACAATGTTGTCATATCTCAGTGTG gTCCTGATGACCAGATGGAGCAGGTGTCTGGAGACGGTCTGAAGAAGATCatg GATTTGGACTCATCAGATGACCAGGACgacaagaaagacaaaaagaagaagaagaagaaggacaagaaaaagaaagacaagaagaagaaggacaagaagaagaagaagaagaagaaaaagaag gaatcatcatcctcctcttcatctgacAGTTCATCATCTGACAGTGAGGacgaaaagaagaagaagaaaaagaaaaagaagagg gactctagctcctcttcctcagatagctcctcctcttcatcatcatcttctgaCAGCGAAGacgacaagaagaaaaagaaggacaagaagaagaagaagaagaaagataaGAAAAAG GGCTCCAGCTCCTCAtgttcttcctcatcctcttcatctgacagtgatggagataagaaaaagaagaagaagaagacggataagaaaaag GATGAAGAGCAGAATGAGCTCAGCAGTGTTGTCGCTCTTTCAGCAGCTG AAAATGAGACTGCAGGACCAAATACTGATGGAGATGCTGAGAAG GCCAAAGCCAAAGAGCTTAAAGCAGCAGACAAAGACAAGCTGTCCTCTGCATCGGCTG CAGGAGGAATAGAGGCATTCCAAGATGAGCAAGGCAACCTGAGTGAtgatgagggagagggaggcaaggagaaggagaagaagaagaagaagaagctgaagaagaagaaggagaag GAGTCTGGTTCATGTTCGGACAGTGACGATGATGAAAaagataagaagaagaaaaagaagaagaagaagaaggaaaag gactcctccagctcctcttcatcTGATAGCTCCTCTTCAGACAGTGAagatgataagaagaaaaagaagaagaaaaagaagaaggtgaagaagaagaaggataaG GATTCCAGCTCTTCCTCTTCGTCTGATAGCGaggatgaaaagaagaagaagaagaagaagaagaagaagaagaagaagaagacaaaaaagaagaaggataAG GATTccagctcttcctcctcttcctctgatagcgaagatgaaaaaaagaagaagaaaaagaagaagaagaagcagccaaagaagaagaaggataaG GATTccagctcttcctcctcttcctctgatagcgaagatgaaaagaagaagaagaaaaagaagaagaagaagccaaagaagaagaaggataaG gattccagctcctcctcttcctctgatagcgatgatgaaaagaagaaaaaaaagaagaagaagacgaagaagaaaaaggataag GATTCGTGCTCTTCCTCTGACAGTGAAgatgacaagaagaagaagaaaaagaagaagaag TCCAGTTCTTCTGATGaaagctcctcttcctcctcatcctcctctttctctgatAGTGATGATGACAAG aaaaagaagaaaaagaaagataagaagaagaagaaggacaagaagaagaaaaagaag gattcttcttcttcgtctgaCTGCTCTAGCGATGacgataagaagaaaaagaagaagaagaaaaaggacaagaagaagaagaagaaaaagaaagacaagaaaagg GACTCAGATTCTTCTAGCAGTGATgatgacaagaagaaaaagaagaaaaaaaaaggcaagaagaagaaaaagaagaaggacaagaagaag GACTCCAGCTCCGGTTCATCTAGTTCATCTGATAGTTCCAGTGACAGCgataaggaaaacaaaaaggacaagaaggacaagaaaaagaagaagaaagag AGTTCGGGTTCATCAGGAAGTGAAActgataagaagaagaagaagact GACTGTCCTGAAGGCGGGCAAAGCACCGAACCGAAAATGGAAGAGTCGGCTTCAGGTAGCGGTGAATGTTCTGCCcccagtggcagcagcagctccaagCCCTGTGTCTCTCCAGTAGCCGTCTCGTTTGTACCACTCCCCTCCAAACCTGTCTTAAAACTGGATCCCTCCCCGGCCTCAGCTGTCTCTAGCACTTCAGTAAGTATTCCAGAAAGGGCCCACATTCGCAGACCTCCCAGTCCCATGGAGGCCCTGATGGGGAGCCCACGGAGGTACGGAGAGCCAGGGACACGTTCAACAACCCATCTCACCTCAAGTGATCTGCTGAGAGGCCCCAGGCCCTACCAGTAA